GATTATGAACAGAAAGGTCGGCGGGCGTGGAGCTTTCTATTAGTGCGGACCATTGTTTTAATGCGACAGCTTGGGATTTTAGGGACGAGAGCTCCCTTTTTTTGTCTTCCAGGCGAAGCTGGAGGGGGACAAGGGAGGGAGGGAGCCACTGAGCATCATTCAAAACCACAATTTGTACCTTCTCTAATAAAAGGCCATCTTCAGGAATGACACTGATACTTTCGAGATCGAAAGTGTTGGGAAGCAAAATTTTACCTTCACCAGTTACATTTGCCTTCAATCGTATTTGTGCTCCCCTCGGGTAGACATATACATGCTCTATAACCATTTCAGCAGCAAAGAGTGATATGCTTGTCAACATGATGACAAAGGTGGCGAAGCATAGAGACAAGAGCTTTTTCATAGAAGAAAAGACCTCCTTTTCTTTTTTCTAATTAGCAGAAGCGTATAATACAATTATAATGCATGTTCGCCATGTATAAATGGATAAATGAATGAACAGGAGGAATGCCCTCATGCTGAAATGCGGTATAGTGGGTTTGCCCCTTTGTGGCAAAAGCACTGTCTTCAATGTTATAACTAGAGCTGGAGCAGAAGTAAAGCCCTATGCCAGTGGTAAAACCGATCCCAACCGAGCAATGGTTTCAGTTCCTGACCCAAGATTTGAGCATCTCGTTACGATCTTTGAGCCGAAAAAACAGACGCCGGCTACTGTGGAGTTTGTTGACTTGGCGGGACTTTCCCGGGATGCCAGCAAAGGAGCCGGCCTGGGAAATGCTTTTCTTTCTTTTGTGGCTGAGTCAGATGCCCTTGTCCATGTGGTCAGAACTTTTGATAACCCGGAAGTTCCCCATCCGGAAGATAATATCGATCCAGCACGGGACTGGAATATAGTGGAAATGGAACTTATTTATCGAGACCTCGGAGTTATCGATAATAGGCTGTCCCGTTTAGCAGCAAAGAAACGTCTTCTTCCTGAAGAGGAGGAAGAAAAAAAGCTCCTTGAACGTTGCCAGGCCTTCCTTATGGAGGAAAAACCTCTTAGAGAGCTTGGTTTATCAGAAGATGAACAGCGAAAATTGAGCGGCTTTGCTTTTCTGACCCTGAAGCCTGAAATGATCGTGCTCAATCTTGACGAAACCCAGACTGAAGGGCACGTGCCAGGCCTTGACGCAATAATGTCTATTGCAAAAGAACGAGGCCTAGGCCTTGTGCAGGTTTTTGGCCGGATGGAAATGGAGATGGCAGATCTCTCGGAGGATGAGCAGAGGGAATTCATGGCAGACCTGGGCATCAAAGAGGCTGGCAGAGAACGTCTCATTCAGGAAGCCTATAGCCTGCTTGGACTCATCTCCTTTTTTACTACGGGAAAAGATGAAGTGAAGGCATGGACGCTGAAAAAAGATGCTACAGCTGTAGAGGCTGCGGGGGCAATTCACTCTGATTTGGCAAGAGGATTTATTCGAGCCCAGGTTGTACACTACCCTGATTTTGTAGCCTGTGGAGATTCCATGCCCGCCTGCCGCGATAAGGGCGTGCTGCGCCTTGAAGGAAAGGAATACCTCGTGCAGGATGGCGACATGATAGAAATTCGTTTCAATGTTTAACCTACAAGCCAGATATTGAAATGTGCTAGAATATAAAATTGAATTTTACGAGAAGAGAGGAGGATCGACACATGCCGATGCAGATTAGTCTTGATGAGCTTTTGAGCGCCTTGCTTGCTCGTGTGGATGGGATGGCCATGAACGAAGAAAATCTTAAGAGCCGTCTAAATATCATCTTCAGAGTTCTATATAAAAAGGGGCTCATTACTGATGAAGATGTTGTCGAATCCATTCGTGACGAACACCGTTTGCTGAAAGAACTGGGGCTTACGAGAGAGGAACCGGATGATGAGGTTGTGAACGCCATAGCCGAGAGCATTTTGCTCTGGATCAAGGGAGACGCAGAAAAACTTAAAGAGCAGATAAAAGAGTATGAACAGAAGATGCAGGAAGCTGCTATGGAAGAAGCCAGAAAGCCTAAAATTGATGTGGCTTCGCCTCAAGTGTTGCAGCAACTTGACCAATTAAGCGGAAAAGAGCGCCGAGGCGGCGGGCGGAAGCTCATTATCTAACAGGATGTCATAAGAATGGGAAGGGGTTAACCCCTTCCCATTCTTATGCATTTCTTTTGCGCTATTTCGCTTCCTTAATCACTTTCTGCAGCTCATTGATAAGAGTTTTGATCTTATTGCTCGTCGCTCCCTTTTTAAGAGCCTGGGAAGCTGTTGTAGGTTTTCCCCAATAGACAGTATTAGCGTTATCGTCCACATTGATAGCTGCCCCTTCAAGAGACATGCCAGCAAAAAGCCCCTTCGTAATGGAGTAGCTATAGATTGATGCTTTGAGCTTTATGTCAGTTCCAAGCTCTCCACGACGCCCCAGAGGCCCGGCTGCTACCCCGAGGTCTCCGCTGAGCTCCACATTATTTCCCATAAAACCTTCAAGACCTCTTTCGTTGGTGATCACAAGAACCAATCCAATAGACTCGGCTCCGATTTGCAATCCCCATGAAGCTCCTGCAATGGTAACAAAGCTTGGCCCATACCATTTCCCCGTCACCGA
This region of Aminobacterium colombiense DSM 12261 genomic DNA includes:
- the ychF gene encoding redox-regulated ATPase YchF, with product MLKCGIVGLPLCGKSTVFNVITRAGAEVKPYASGKTDPNRAMVSVPDPRFEHLVTIFEPKKQTPATVEFVDLAGLSRDASKGAGLGNAFLSFVAESDALVHVVRTFDNPEVPHPEDNIDPARDWNIVEMELIYRDLGVIDNRLSRLAAKKRLLPEEEEEKKLLERCQAFLMEEKPLRELGLSEDEQRKLSGFAFLTLKPEMIVLNLDETQTEGHVPGLDAIMSIAKERGLGLVQVFGRMEMEMADLSEDEQREFMADLGIKEAGRERLIQEAYSLLGLISFFTTGKDEVKAWTLKKDATAVEAAGAIHSDLARGFIRAQVVHYPDFVACGDSMPACRDKGVLRLEGKEYLVQDGDMIEIRFNV
- a CDS encoding lipid-binding SYLF domain-containing protein; the encoded protein is MMTRLRRGRCRFFILATLITLISLGWGFTQAAWAKTPEERIAGSVKLLREMQEQSDIGTMADLLERAKGVAIFPSVIKAGFVFGGKYGEGLVLKRDSVTGKWYGPSFVTIAGASWGLQIGAESIGLVLVITNERGLEGFMGNNVELSGDLGVAAGPLGRRGELGTDIKLKASIYSYSITKGLFAGMSLEGAAINVDDNANTVYWGKPTTASQALKKGATSNKIKTLINELQKVIKEAK